The Agromyces mariniharenae sequence GCGCGCCCTCGCCTCGGCGATCAAGTGGGTGCTCGGGCTCTCGATCGCGTTCGAGCTGTGGGTGGCGATCTTCGTGCAGGAGCCGCTGCCGCCGAACTTCACCGACTACGGCGACGACGCGCCGGCCGCGTTCTTCTGGTCGCGCGACCTGCTCTTCCAGGGCGGCCCGATCGAGGGCATCGTCGCCAGCCGCAACCTGCTCGGCATGATCGCGCTGCTCGGGCTCATCGTGTTCGGTGCGCGGCTCGCGGCGGGCAGCATCCGCCGGGCGCAGGGCATCGGATGGCTCGTGGTGTCGGGCGCCGTCATGCTGCTCACCCGGTCGGCGACCGTCATCCTCGTGGGCGTGGTCGTGCTCGTCGCGCTCGGCTTCGTCGCCTGGGCGCGTCGAGTCGGGCCCGACCGCCGCCGTGGCGTGTACTGGGCCGCCGCCGGCGTGCTCGCGGCATCCGTCGCGCTGCTCGTCGTGTTCTGGGGCGCACTGCTCGACCTGTTCGGCAAGAGCGAGGACCTCACCGGCCGACTCGACATCTGGTCGTCGGTGATCGGCCTGGCCGCCGAGCGTCCGTGGTTCGGCTGGGGCTGGATCGGCTACTGGCAGCCGTGGGTCGAGCCGTTCCAGGGGCTCGCGGTGCGCAACGGCGTGGAGTACCTGCAGGCGCACAACGCCTGGCTCGACGTGTGGATGCAGCTCGGGATCGTGGGGCTCATCGCGTTCGCCTCGATCGTGATCGGCGCGCTGTGGCGCTCGTGGTTCCTCGCCGTCGACCGCCCGAAGGACGAGTCCGGCCGGCCGCTCCCCCACTCCGCGGCGTCGCTCGTGCCGCTCCTCGTGCTCGTCGCGCTCGTGGGCCAGAGCCTCGCCGAGAGCCGCATCCTCGTCGAGGGCGGCTGGCTGCTGCTCATCGCCATCGCCTGGTCGACCAAGCGGCGGCAGTGGGCGCCCGAGCCCCTGCCCGCCGAGCCCCCGCCGATCCCGGCGTCACGGATGCCGCCGTCGGAGCCCGCCCGATGACGGGTCCCGCCGCCGGCGCGCACCTCAGCCGCGCGCTGCGCGAGTTCGCGGGCTCCGCCCGATTCGCGCAAGCCCTCACGCTGCTCGCCGTGGGCTTCGCCTTCTCGACGCACGCGGTGCGCAGCCTCATCGGCTGGCCCGGGCTCGTCGCCGCGCTCGTCGGCCTCCTCGTGCTCTGCGGACTCTCGCTCGTCGCCCGGTGGCGGGCCGTCGAGTGGTACGGCATCCTGCCGATCACGATCCTCGTGTTCGTCGGGTGGTGCGCGGCATCCGTGCTCTGGAGCAGCACGCCCGGCGCCACCGCCCTGCGGGTGCTCTACCTCGTGGCCTTCGCCGTCATCGGCGTCTACGTGGCGCTGATGCGCGACACCATCCAGATCGTGCGCGCCTTCGGCGACGTCATGCGCGTGCTCCTCGGCGTCTCGATCGGGCTCGAGGTGCTCGCCGGCATCCTCATCGACGCCCCCATCGCCGTGCTCGGCATCCGGGGCGACATCGCGCAGCTCGGCCCGATCCAGGGCGTCTTCGGGTCGCGGAACGTGCTCGGATTCGTGGCGCTCATCGCGCTGCTCACGTTCATCGTCGAGTGGCGCACGAAGATCGTGCAGCGCGGGAGAGCCATCGCCTCGATCGTGCTGGCGGCGCTGTGCATCCTGCTCTCGGGCTCGCCCACCACGTGGGTCGCGCTCGGGGCCTCCCTCCTCGC is a genomic window containing:
- a CDS encoding O-antigen ligase family protein; this translates as MTTGRRRTLIGAYATFALFTVLAGQFWRNLLGWWGFTAVALAVVVGAVILIVAEKPTWRWRRVPKSTIAFVGLAVLSIAWSFYPAASVLGVVITLVTTFTGVALALCLTWTRIERALASAIKWVLGLSIAFELWVAIFVQEPLPPNFTDYGDDAPAAFFWSRDLLFQGGPIEGIVASRNLLGMIALLGLIVFGARLAAGSIRRAQGIGWLVVSGAVMLLTRSATVILVGVVVLVALGFVAWARRVGPDRRRGVYWAAAGVLAASVALLVVFWGALLDLFGKSEDLTGRLDIWSSVIGLAAERPWFGWGWIGYWQPWVEPFQGLAVRNGVEYLQAHNAWLDVWMQLGIVGLIAFASIVIGALWRSWFLAVDRPKDESGRPLPHSAASLVPLLVLVALVGQSLAESRILVEGGWLLLIAIAWSTKRRQWAPEPLPAEPPPIPASRMPPSEPAR
- a CDS encoding O-antigen ligase family protein yields the protein MTGPAAGAHLSRALREFAGSARFAQALTLLAVGFAFSTHAVRSLIGWPGLVAALVGLLVLCGLSLVARWRAVEWYGILPITILVFVGWCAASVLWSSTPGATALRVLYLVAFAVIGVYVALMRDTIQIVRAFGDVMRVLLGVSIGLEVLAGILIDAPIAVLGIRGDIAQLGPIQGVFGSRNVLGFVALIALLTFIVEWRTKIVQRGRAIASIVLAALCILLSGSPTTWVALGASLLALGALYGLRRAAPATRWVWQLVLLVAGLAAVVTAWILRIRIIELLDARAEFDVRLDVWRELSRYLNQNPLQGWGWVGTWPDTAPYTWIELATGRPHSSALSAYIDVYFQVGVIGAALFIALVGVALVRAWLLASSRRSVVYVWPALMLVVIAVTSFAESFALGEGGWMLLVVCAVKAARDMSWRDALAAGRPPAPTHEELA